Proteins found in one Bacillus subtilis subsp. subtilis str. 168 genomic segment:
- the yqkC gene encoding hypothetical protein (Evidence 4: Unknown function but conserved in other organisms; PubMedId: 22720735) yields the protein MEQKLKAMKNTAQNKTWVSFLNQNHPYTLLHWSIGGAESIKKDVWLLQDEMTFETQEFTTIDLAIEWIRENMDGITDVL from the coding sequence GTGGAACAAAAGCTGAAGGCAATGAAGAACACAGCACAAAATAAAACGTGGGTATCCTTCCTGAATCAAAACCATCCTTATACCTTGCTTCACTGGTCAATCGGAGGAGCAGAGTCCATCAAGAAAGATGTCTGGCTATTGCAGGATGAAATGACCTTCGAGACGCAGGAGTTTACAACGATAGATCTTGCGATTGAATGGATCAGAGAAAATATGGATGGCATTACCGACGTTCTGTAA
- the yqkB gene encoding hypothetical protein (Evidence 4: Unknown function but conserved in other organisms) codes for MNIHVTDAAKQALQQAFDANPGKKAQLRYDAEGCGCAVSGVPTIWLAEELTGQCEQLETNGIPLYIQSSQKVFFDDQMTIDYNEKAKTLALKSPAEMLSPRMSILVK; via the coding sequence ATGAACATACATGTGACAGATGCAGCAAAACAGGCACTGCAGCAGGCGTTTGACGCCAACCCGGGAAAAAAAGCCCAGCTTCGTTACGATGCAGAAGGATGCGGCTGCGCGGTAAGCGGTGTCCCGACAATCTGGCTGGCAGAAGAATTAACGGGACAGTGCGAGCAGCTGGAAACGAACGGCATTCCGCTGTATATCCAATCGTCGCAAAAAGTGTTTTTTGACGATCAAATGACGATCGATTACAATGAAAAAGCCAAAACATTGGCGCTGAAAAGCCCGGCTGAAATGCTCAGCCCCAGAATGAGCATATTAGTAAAGTAG